In one window of Tellurirhabdus rosea DNA:
- the cysM gene encoding cysteine synthase CysM has product MSKLLDFVGNTPLVELSRINKKSSVRLLAKLEGHNPGGSVKDRAALSMIKGALERGDLQPGTKLIEATSGNTGIALAMIARLYGVEIELVLPANSTRERVLTMEAFGAKVTLTETIEGARDYAEAKVQEGGYLLLNQFANPDNYLAHYRTTGPEIWRDTAGQVTHFVSSMGTTGTIMGTSRFLKEKNPAVQIVGCQPTEGSSIPGIRKWPTEYLPKIFEPERVDRILDVSQEEATAMTRRLAREEAVFAGMSSGGCVAAALRLIDELDEGTVVCIICDRGDRYLSSDLFG; this is encoded by the coding sequence ATGAGCAAATTGCTTGATTTTGTGGGGAATACTCCGCTCGTTGAGTTGAGCCGAATCAATAAAAAATCGTCCGTCAGGCTGCTGGCGAAGCTGGAAGGCCATAATCCGGGCGGCAGCGTGAAAGACCGCGCGGCGCTCAGTATGATCAAAGGGGCGCTGGAACGGGGCGACCTCCAGCCCGGCACCAAACTCATCGAAGCCACGAGCGGCAATACCGGGATCGCCCTGGCGATGATTGCCCGGTTGTACGGCGTCGAAATCGAGCTGGTGCTCCCTGCCAATTCGACCCGGGAGCGGGTGCTGACGATGGAGGCGTTCGGGGCGAAAGTGACGCTGACCGAAACCATCGAAGGCGCGCGCGACTACGCGGAAGCGAAAGTGCAGGAAGGCGGTTACCTCCTCCTCAACCAGTTTGCCAACCCCGATAACTACCTGGCCCATTACCGGACAACCGGCCCCGAAATCTGGCGCGATACGGCCGGTCAGGTGACGCACTTTGTCTCCTCGATGGGAACGACGGGCACCATCATGGGCACGTCCCGCTTTCTGAAAGAAAAAAATCCGGCGGTCCAGATCGTGGGCTGTCAGCCTACCGAAGGGTCATCCATTCCGGGCATCCGGAAATGGCCGACGGAGTATCTGCCCAAAATTTTCGAACCCGAGCGCGTGGACCGCATCCTGGACGTTTCGCAGGAAGAAGCCACGGCCATGACCCGGCGGCTGGCCCGCGAAGAAGCGGTTTTTGCCGGCATGAGCAGCGGCGGCTGCGTAGCCGCGGCCCTGCGCCTGATCGACGAACTCGACGAAGGCACCGTCGTCTGCATCATCTGCGACCGCGGCGACCGCTACCTGTCGTCGGACCTGTTTGGGTGA
- the eutC gene encoding ethanolamine ammonia-lyase subunit EutC: MNDHLSTNNPPRNPVQADDWQSLKAFTSARIALGKTGVSVPLRESLAFRLAHAHAKDAVYSDLDKAGLQQSLEAVGLPVYTLQSLATSRDQYLQRPDLGRRLSEESTGALRQLDLPPADLSIILADGLSATALNENAAPVVRLLAERARKAGYSLAPLTLVEQGRVAISDEIGSLLQARMAIILIGERPGLSAFDSLGAYLTFAPQPGLTDERRNCVSNIRQQGLSAEMAVEKIMYLVQEAFRLQISGVTLKDNGAESYLPVEPPRTGFHGPAPGDPN, from the coding sequence ATGAACGACCATTTATCGACCAATAATCCGCCCCGAAACCCGGTTCAGGCGGACGACTGGCAGTCTTTGAAAGCTTTTACCAGCGCCCGGATTGCGCTGGGCAAAACGGGGGTTTCGGTGCCGCTCCGGGAGTCGCTGGCCTTTAGGCTGGCGCACGCCCACGCCAAAGACGCCGTTTATTCGGACCTCGACAAAGCCGGTTTGCAGCAGTCACTGGAAGCCGTCGGCCTTCCCGTTTACACCCTCCAAAGCCTGGCCACGAGCCGGGACCAGTACCTGCAACGCCCCGATCTGGGTCGGCGGCTCTCGGAAGAATCCACCGGGGCTCTGCGTCAACTGGACCTGCCTCCCGCCGATCTGTCGATCATTCTGGCGGATGGACTTTCGGCCACGGCGCTCAACGAAAACGCCGCGCCGGTGGTTCGGCTGCTGGCAGAACGCGCCCGGAAGGCGGGGTATTCCCTGGCGCCGCTGACGCTGGTGGAGCAGGGCCGGGTGGCCATTTCCGACGAAATCGGCAGTCTGCTTCAGGCCCGTATGGCTATCATTCTGATCGGTGAACGTCCCGGCCTGAGTGCCTTCGACAGCCTGGGTGCCTACCTCACGTTTGCGCCCCAGCCCGGCCTCACCGACGAACGGCGCAACTGCGTTTCCAACATCCGTCAGCAGGGGCTTTCCGCCGAAATGGCCGTCGAGAAAATCATGTATCTGGTCCAGGAGGCTTTCCGGCTTCAGATTTCGGGGGTGACGCTGAAGGACAACGGAGCGGAATCGTACTTACCCGTTGAACCGCCGCGAACGGGCTTTCACGGGCCAGCACCCGGCGACCCGAACTGA
- a CDS encoding ethanolamine ammonia-lyase subunit EutB: MYHCTLGSFTYRFPDLKTLLAKASPLRSGDGMAGLAAESYEERVAAQIALADVPLATFLHETVVPYESDEVTRLIIDTHDAAAFAPVSHFTVGDLRDWLLSDEADTAVLREVSPGLTPEMVAAVSKLMRNQDLILAARKCENISRFRNTLGLKGHLAVRLQPNHPVDDARGIAASVLDGLLYGSGDAVIGINPATDSPAATARLLYLLDGLRERFQMPTQSCVLSHITTTIDLIGQGVPVDLVFQSIAGTEKANTSFGVNLAILQEGYEAGLSLQRGTLGTNLMYFETGQGSALSANAHHGVDQQTCEARAYAVARRFRPLLVNSVVGFIGPEYLFDGKQIIRAGLEDHFCGKILGLPMGMDICYTNHAQADQDDMDTLLTLLGVAGVNFIMGVPGADDIMLNYQSTSFHDALYLRRVLGLRPAPEFEQWLLRQGIMDADGNRLFQNAPKQLYAGLFD, from the coding sequence ATGTACCACTGTACCCTCGGCAGCTTTACCTACCGCTTTCCGGATCTGAAAACGCTTCTGGCGAAGGCAAGTCCGCTGCGGTCAGGCGACGGGATGGCCGGACTGGCGGCGGAGAGCTACGAAGAACGGGTTGCCGCCCAGATCGCGCTGGCAGACGTGCCGCTGGCGACTTTCCTGCACGAAACGGTCGTTCCCTACGAATCGGATGAGGTGACCCGCCTCATCATCGACACCCACGATGCAGCGGCGTTTGCTCCCGTCAGCCATTTTACGGTCGGCGACCTGCGCGACTGGCTGCTCAGCGACGAAGCGGACACCGCCGTGCTGCGCGAGGTCTCCCCCGGTCTGACGCCGGAAATGGTGGCGGCGGTCTCCAAACTCATGCGGAATCAGGACCTGATTCTGGCGGCCCGCAAGTGCGAGAACATCTCGCGTTTTCGCAACACGCTGGGGCTGAAAGGCCACCTCGCCGTCCGGCTGCAACCCAATCACCCGGTAGACGATGCGCGGGGAATTGCGGCCAGCGTGCTCGACGGCCTGCTTTACGGCAGCGGCGATGCGGTCATCGGCATCAACCCCGCCACCGACAGTCCGGCGGCCACCGCCCGCCTGCTCTACCTGCTCGACGGCCTTCGGGAGCGGTTTCAGATGCCTACCCAGAGCTGCGTCCTGAGTCATATCACCACCACCATCGACCTGATCGGTCAGGGCGTCCCGGTCGATCTGGTGTTCCAGTCCATTGCCGGAACCGAGAAAGCCAACACCAGTTTTGGGGTAAACCTGGCTATTTTGCAGGAAGGGTACGAAGCTGGACTTTCCCTGCAACGCGGCACCCTCGGCACCAACCTGATGTACTTCGAAACGGGTCAGGGAAGCGCCCTGTCGGCCAACGCCCACCACGGCGTGGATCAGCAAACCTGCGAAGCCCGGGCGTATGCCGTCGCCCGCCGCTTTCGGCCGCTGCTGGTCAATTCGGTCGTGGGGTTCATCGGGCCGGAGTATCTGTTCGACGGCAAGCAGATCATCCGGGCGGGGCTGGAAGACCATTTTTGCGGAAAAATCCTGGGACTGCCGATGGGCATGGACATCTGCTACACCAACCACGCCCAGGCCGACCAGGACGATATGGATACGCTGCTGACGCTGCTCGGCGTGGCGGGCGTGAATTTCATCATGGGCGTTCCGGGGGCCGACGACATTATGCTGAACTACCAGTCAACTTCCTTTCACGATGCGCTGTACCTGCGGCGGGTTCTGGGCCTGCGCCCGGCACCGGAGTTTGAACAGTGGCTGCTCCGGCAGGGCATCATGGATGCCGACGGCAACCGGCTATTCCAGAACGCCCCGAAGCAGTTGTATGCCGGTTTGTTTGACTAA